In a genomic window of Flavobacteriales bacterium:
- a CDS encoding M20/M25/M40 family metallo-hydrolase encodes MSCSEHPYLNSMVELLSEIIQKPSFSGQENDALAVVDAWLRSHGIEFHSVGNNRWMVNRNYNEALPTVLLNSHIDTVKPNAAYTRNPFDGAVEDGKLFGLGSNDAGASLVTLLHTFLHFHAKENLPVNLCMAISAEEENSGSGGMQLLRNDLPKWDWAMVGEPTSMQPAIAEKGLLVIDAVLTGTAGHAAHIKDDMAIYHLADDIAKLKTLAFERVSEFLGPVKVTMTQVNAGSQHNVVPAECSYVLDVRANELYTLEEVFERLQSELRATLTARSFRLRSSAIPADHPVVKCAIELGRKPYGSPTLSDQALLNGPSFKMGPGETERSHRPDEYITLQELNDGLSGYQQLLDAYFELLNSRK; translated from the coding sequence ATGAGCTGTTCGGAGCATCCATATCTGAATTCCATGGTCGAACTGCTATCGGAGATCATCCAGAAACCATCGTTCTCTGGACAGGAAAATGATGCGTTGGCGGTGGTTGATGCTTGGTTGCGGTCGCACGGAATTGAGTTCCACAGCGTGGGAAACAACCGCTGGATGGTCAATCGGAACTATAATGAAGCGTTGCCTACGGTGCTGCTCAATTCGCACATCGACACGGTAAAACCGAATGCGGCCTACACTCGCAATCCTTTTGATGGTGCGGTGGAGGACGGAAAACTCTTCGGGTTGGGAAGCAACGATGCAGGAGCTTCTTTGGTCACGTTGCTGCACACGTTTCTGCATTTTCATGCGAAGGAGAATCTGCCTGTGAATCTGTGCATGGCCATTTCGGCTGAGGAAGAAAACTCAGGTTCAGGAGGCATGCAATTGCTGCGCAACGACCTTCCAAAATGGGATTGGGCGATGGTCGGTGAACCGACAAGCATGCAGCCTGCCATTGCCGAAAAAGGTCTTTTGGTGATTGATGCTGTGCTGACGGGAACGGCTGGACACGCGGCTCACATCAAAGATGACATGGCCATTTACCATTTGGCGGATGACATCGCGAAGCTGAAAACATTGGCATTTGAGCGTGTTTCAGAATTTCTTGGCCCTGTGAAAGTGACCATGACGCAGGTGAACGCGGGTTCTCAGCATAACGTGGTTCCTGCGGAATGCAGTTACGTGCTGGATGTTCGTGCGAACGAGCTTTACACGCTTGAGGAGGTTTTCGAACGACTTCAATCGGAACTCCGGGCAACGCTCACCGCGCGTTCGTTCCGCTTGCGGTCTTCGGCCATTCCTGCCGATCATCCGGTGGTGAAATGCGCCATAGAGCTTGGAAGAAAACCCTATGGTTCGCCAACGCTTTCCGATCAGGCGTTGCTCAACGGACCATCATTTAAAATGGGACCAGGCGAAACCGAGCGTTCGCACCGCCCCGATGAATACATCACTTTACAGGAATTGAATGACGGATTGAGCGGCTACCAACAGCTGCTGGACGCCTATTTCGAACTGCTAAACTCACGGAAATGA
- a CDS encoding metallophosphoesterase — translation MVVYYLILFGTITLIAYSYRSVHIVTQKMLPRYKWLFRIVFLVTAIFIYGTTSYFAVNRDEYRDQPWIRSYTIVGAITLAVTLLSISIFQLFSDLMLLTRFGVFRMRGKHKEGETLSRRTFMNKVALGFGGLMLGSVLWGTTKGKFGWRILENKLTFDNLPKAFDGLKIVQISDLHLGSFENNYEPLEEAVQMVNELNPDYIFFTGDLVNEHPEEAENWISVFTKLKAKTGKYAILGNHDYGWGRGGKLTEEVKTQNSLGVKKMIERMDFKMLMNEHDILEKDGEKIGLVGVENWGYTPEGWFPTRGDYKKSVENMEDVPFRILLSHDPTHWDHHILAKENVDLTLSGHTHGGQFGISIPGLVELSAGKFFYERYAGLYTKGRQHLYVNRGMGYLIFPGRVGMPPEITLHELRTA, via the coding sequence ATGGTTGTCTATTACCTGATATTGTTCGGAACAATTACGCTGATCGCGTACTCATACCGTTCGGTACATATCGTCACACAAAAGATGTTGCCCAGATACAAGTGGCTTTTCAGAATTGTATTTCTGGTAACGGCCATTTTCATCTACGGTACCACCTCTTATTTTGCGGTGAACCGCGATGAATATCGCGATCAGCCTTGGATACGAAGCTACACGATCGTTGGAGCCATCACGCTAGCGGTAACGTTGCTCAGCATCAGCATTTTTCAACTTTTTTCCGATCTGATGCTACTGACCCGTTTCGGGGTTTTCCGAATGCGGGGAAAACACAAAGAGGGTGAAACGCTCAGTCGAAGAACCTTTATGAACAAAGTTGCTCTAGGTTTTGGAGGACTGATGCTCGGCTCGGTGCTTTGGGGAACCACCAAAGGCAAATTCGGGTGGCGGATCTTGGAGAACAAGTTGACGTTCGACAACCTTCCGAAAGCGTTCGATGGCCTGAAGATCGTTCAGATATCGGATCTTCACTTGGGAAGTTTTGAGAACAATTACGAACCGTTGGAAGAAGCGGTTCAGATGGTGAACGAACTCAATCCTGACTACATTTTCTTTACTGGTGATCTCGTGAACGAGCATCCCGAAGAAGCCGAAAACTGGATCAGCGTTTTCACCAAACTGAAAGCCAAAACGGGCAAGTACGCCATTCTCGGAAACCACGATTATGGTTGGGGTAGAGGCGGTAAACTGACCGAAGAAGTCAAGACCCAGAATTCGCTCGGAGTGAAGAAAATGATCGAGCGGATGGACTTCAAAATGCTGATGAACGAGCACGACATTTTGGAGAAAGATGGCGAGAAGATCGGACTTGTTGGAGTAGAGAATTGGGGCTATACACCGGAAGGTTGGTTCCCTACCCGTGGTGATTACAAAAAGTCGGTGGAGAATATGGAAGACGTTCCTTTCCGAATTCTATTAAGCCACGACCCAACGCATTGGGACCATCATATCCTTGCCAAAGAAAATGTTGACCTCACACTTTCTGGCCACACGCATGGCGGACAGTTCGGGATTTCGATTCCCGGGTTGGTGGAATTGAGCGCAGGTAAATTCTTTTACGAACGCTACGCAGGTCTCTACACAAAAGGCCGTCAGCATCTGTATGTTAATCGTGGCATGGGCTATCTCATTTTCCCTGGGCGTGTGGGCATGCCTCCTGAAATTACCTTGCACGAACTGAGAACTGCTTAA
- a CDS encoding zinc-binding dehydrogenase — MKAVVYKNYGSPDVLSLEEIEMPTPNENEVLIRVYAATANRTDCANLTGRPFIMRLMLGMSKPRKQILGTDFAGVIEAVGSKVSKFKVGDRIFGFNDNILSSFAKYMVLSEDEAIAKIPDNTDFEAAAASLEGAHYAYNFINKVNVEGKTVLVHGATGAIGSACVQLCRYFGATVTATCGTGHEEQVKDLGAVRTINWQKTDFTKDREQFDFVFDTVGKSRYRLCKRLLKPNGVYISSELGPNLENIPLSIFNKHVKFPLPLDRPRSVNLMAELLQKGEFKPLIDRTYPLEEIADAFRYVLSGKKIGNVTIVFNR, encoded by the coding sequence TTGAAAGCAGTCGTTTACAAAAATTACGGTTCGCCCGATGTACTCTCTTTGGAGGAAATCGAGATGCCGACACCGAATGAAAATGAAGTGTTGATCCGGGTTTATGCAGCAACTGCCAACCGAACGGACTGCGCCAACCTTACGGGAAGACCGTTCATCATGCGTCTCATGTTAGGCATGTCCAAACCCAGAAAACAGATTCTCGGAACCGATTTCGCTGGTGTGATCGAAGCTGTTGGAAGCAAGGTGAGCAAATTCAAGGTCGGTGACCGCATTTTCGGTTTCAACGATAACATACTTTCATCTTTTGCCAAGTACATGGTTCTTTCTGAGGACGAAGCCATTGCCAAAATTCCCGACAACACCGATTTTGAAGCAGCTGCCGCCAGCTTGGAAGGAGCGCACTACGCTTACAACTTTATCAATAAGGTAAACGTGGAAGGAAAAACGGTACTTGTTCATGGAGCAACCGGTGCCATCGGGTCTGCATGTGTTCAGCTGTGCAGATATTTCGGGGCAACAGTTACCGCCACCTGTGGAACAGGTCATGAAGAGCAAGTGAAAGACCTCGGAGCCGTACGGACCATCAATTGGCAGAAAACCGATTTCACCAAAGACAGAGAGCAGTTCGATTTTGTGTTTGATACGGTCGGAAAAAGCAGATACAGGCTTTGCAAGCGGCTGTTGAAACCGAACGGTGTTTACATCTCTTCCGAACTCGGCCCGAACTTGGAGAATATTCCGCTCTCCATCTTTAACAAGCACGTAAAATTCCCGCTGCCGCTGGACAGACCGAGGTCGGTGAATCTAATGGCAGAGCTTCTCCAAAAAGGTGAATTCAAACCGCTAATAGACCGAACTTATCCACTGGAAGAGATTGCCGATGCCTTTCGTTATGTGCTTTCTGGAAAGAAGATCGGCAACGTGACCATAGTTTTCAACCGCTGA
- the argB gene encoding acetylglutamate kinase yields MDKLLVIKAGGKLLEDAPRWKALLRELAELSHPLVLVHGGGNRASQVTEALGGTPKMVDGRRITTDLDLEVAVMVYAGLMNKQLVAWLQACGRNAIGLSGADGTSILSEKRPVLEHDFGWVGDVKTVNAAFFSQLLKNGQTPVCCAITHDGNGQLLNTNADTIAASVAKAMTAEFDVSLTYLFEKPGVLADDKDDSSVIAELTHSMYEQGKASGQFHSGMLPKLHTAFEALKAGVSSVRITHPENWQTGGTVIKA; encoded by the coding sequence GTGGATAAACTGCTGGTCATAAAAGCTGGTGGAAAACTGCTGGAAGATGCGCCACGATGGAAGGCTTTGCTTCGTGAATTGGCCGAACTTTCGCATCCGCTTGTACTTGTGCATGGTGGAGGAAACCGTGCTTCGCAAGTAACCGAAGCCTTGGGCGGAACACCCAAAATGGTGGATGGTAGAAGAATAACCACCGACCTCGACCTCGAAGTTGCCGTGATGGTTTACGCTGGGCTGATGAATAAACAGCTGGTGGCCTGGCTTCAGGCCTGCGGCCGAAATGCAATTGGTCTCAGCGGAGCTGATGGAACCAGTATTCTATCAGAAAAACGCCCTGTTTTGGAGCACGATTTCGGTTGGGTTGGTGATGTCAAAACGGTGAATGCAGCCTTCTTTTCGCAGCTTCTAAAAAATGGGCAAACACCCGTTTGCTGCGCCATCACACATGACGGAAACGGTCAATTGTTGAACACGAATGCCGACACCATCGCGGCCAGTGTGGCCAAAGCCATGACGGCTGAATTTGACGTTTCACTCACATATCTGTTTGAAAAACCCGGTGTTCTGGCTGATGATAAGGACGACAGTTCTGTGATTGCTGAACTCACGCATTCCATGTATGAGCAAGGCAAAGCTTCGGGGCAGTTTCATTCGGGAATGCTTCCTAAACTTCATACTGCGTTTGAGGCGTTAAAGGCAGGTGTTTCATCCGTGAGAATCACCCATCCCGAAAACTGGCAAACAGGCGGAACAGTGATCAAAGCATGA
- the mnmE gene encoding tRNA uridine-5-carboxymethylaminomethyl(34) synthesis GTPase MnmE, whose translation MALATASGAGAIAVIRISGKDAFTIADKVFRPKGKKKVSEADSHTILFGEILDGDEVVDEVLVSVFRNPKSFTGEDSVEISCHGSTFIQKRILNLLSANGCRMAKPGEYSMRAFLNRKMDLSQAEAVADLIASSSEAAHKVAMHQMRGGFSSELKILREELVHFASLIELELDFAEEDVEFVDRTEMKNLIYRINSKIDQLIGSFELGNVIKEGIQVAIIGEPNAGKSTLLNALLNEERAIVSDIAGTTRDTVEDEMTIEGIRYRFIDTAGIRKTEDTIESLGIERTMQKAEQADVVLLLFDASTYDSERLKSEIGNLKTRKSDIEKHLILVANKSDKTVENVEEKFSDFDIISISAKEKTGIDELKNRLTECVNLSPLKEDQTIVTNTRHIEALRNAKNSLLEVVTGFNNQVPGDLVAIDIRKALFHLGEITGEITTDDLLGNIFSKFCIGK comes from the coding sequence ATGGCCTTGGCCACCGCCTCTGGAGCGGGTGCAATTGCTGTTATCCGCATCAGCGGGAAAGATGCTTTTACGATTGCCGACAAGGTTTTTCGTCCCAAAGGGAAAAAGAAGGTGTCTGAAGCTGATTCGCATACCATTCTGTTCGGTGAGATTCTGGATGGCGATGAGGTTGTGGACGAAGTGCTCGTCAGCGTTTTCCGAAATCCGAAGTCATTCACAGGTGAGGATTCGGTGGAAATCTCGTGTCACGGTTCCACTTTTATTCAGAAACGAATTCTGAACCTTTTGAGTGCAAACGGTTGCCGCATGGCCAAGCCAGGCGAATATTCGATGCGCGCCTTCCTCAACCGAAAAATGGATCTTTCGCAAGCGGAAGCGGTTGCCGATCTAATTGCTTCTTCATCTGAAGCCGCGCACAAAGTAGCTATGCACCAGATGCGTGGCGGATTCAGTTCTGAGTTGAAAATCCTGCGGGAAGAATTGGTTCATTTCGCTTCGCTGATCGAGTTGGAACTGGACTTTGCGGAAGAAGATGTGGAATTCGTTGATCGCACCGAGATGAAGAATCTAATTTACCGTATCAATTCCAAAATTGACCAGCTCATTGGTTCGTTTGAATTGGGAAATGTCATCAAAGAAGGAATTCAAGTCGCCATTATCGGAGAACCGAACGCGGGAAAATCGACCTTGCTGAACGCACTTCTGAATGAGGAACGCGCCATCGTTTCTGACATTGCTGGCACTACGCGCGACACGGTGGAGGACGAAATGACGATTGAAGGAATCCGTTACCGTTTCATCGACACTGCTGGTATCCGAAAAACGGAGGACACGATTGAAAGTCTCGGCATTGAACGCACCATGCAAAAGGCCGAGCAGGCTGATGTTGTGCTGTTGCTTTTTGATGCTTCCACCTACGATTCTGAAAGATTGAAATCCGAAATCGGAAATCTGAAAACTCGGAAATCTGACATCGAGAAACACCTCATTCTTGTTGCCAACAAATCAGACAAGACTGTTGAGAATGTCGAAGAGAAATTCTCCGATTTTGACATCATCTCCATCTCAGCGAAAGAGAAAACGGGCATTGACGAACTGAAAAACCGACTGACGGAATGCGTCAATCTTTCACCACTCAAGGAAGACCAGACCATCGTCACGAACACGCGCCACATTGAAGCGCTTCGCAACGCCAAAAATTCATTGCTTGAAGTTGTGACAGGTTTTAACAATCAAGTTCCGGGAGACCTTGTGGCCATTGACATCCGTAAGGCGCTGTTTCATCTTGGAGAGATCACTGGAGAGATCACAACAGATGACCTTTTAGGGAACATTTTCAGCAAGTTCTGTATCGGGAAGTAA
- the argH gene encoding argininosuccinate lyase, producing MKLWDKGYTVNNLVERYTVGNDREWDQRLIPFDIQTNRAHAAMLHQIGLLSAEEWNALAVALDELQKQWETEGLTIGEEFEDVHSWLEHLLTEKCGDAGRKIHTARSRNDQVLTDLHLYAKASVVVISEAVITLFDQLMELAEEHKDRLLPGYTHMQVAMPSSFGLWFSAYAESLVDDMLLLQAAYRMADQNPLGSAAGYGSSFPINRTLTTELLGFGTMRYNSVGAQMSRGRLEKSVSFALSSISATLGKLADDICLYMSQNFGFVTFPKELTTGSSIMPHKQNPDVFEVMRARCNSVQQSTAHLTLLTANLISGYHRDFQELKGVFMESIETTIDNLEVATFMLKHIQVQPEIVGLPIYDAMYTVESLHELVLKGMPFRTAYQQLGKEVNDGTFIPNRDVHHTHEGSIGNLCLGEIRQKMEAVKVG from the coding sequence ATGAAACTCTGGGACAAAGGATACACGGTAAACAATTTGGTGGAGCGCTACACGGTGGGCAACGACCGCGAATGGGATCAGCGCCTCATTCCGTTCGATATTCAGACCAACCGCGCACACGCTGCCATGCTGCATCAGATCGGGTTGCTTTCTGCGGAGGAATGGAATGCGCTTGCTGTTGCGCTGGATGAGCTGCAAAAGCAATGGGAAACCGAGGGTTTGACCATCGGGGAGGAGTTTGAAGACGTGCACAGTTGGCTGGAACACCTGTTGACCGAAAAATGCGGAGACGCAGGGCGTAAAATCCATACCGCACGTTCGCGGAACGACCAAGTGCTCACGGATCTTCACCTGTATGCGAAGGCCAGTGTGGTGGTCATTAGCGAGGCCGTCATCACACTATTTGACCAATTGATGGAATTGGCCGAAGAACACAAAGACCGTCTGTTGCCAGGTTACACCCATATGCAAGTGGCCATGCCGTCCTCTTTCGGACTGTGGTTCAGCGCGTATGCCGAAAGTTTGGTGGATGATATGTTGCTGCTGCAAGCGGCTTACCGAATGGCTGATCAGAATCCGTTGGGTTCGGCTGCGGGTTATGGTTCCTCATTTCCTATCAACCGCACATTGACAACCGAACTGCTTGGTTTCGGAACCATGCGTTACAACAGCGTGGGGGCACAGATGTCACGCGGCAGATTGGAGAAATCGGTAAGTTTTGCTTTGTCGAGTATTTCGGCCACGCTTGGCAAATTGGCGGATGACATCTGTCTTTACATGAGCCAGAATTTCGGGTTCGTTACGTTCCCGAAGGAGCTGACAACAGGTTCGAGCATTATGCCGCACAAGCAGAATCCAGACGTGTTCGAGGTGATGCGTGCGCGGTGCAATTCGGTACAGCAGTCAACGGCACATTTGACGTTGCTCACGGCCAATCTGATCAGCGGTTATCACCGCGATTTTCAGGAGCTGAAAGGTGTTTTCATGGAAAGCATCGAGACCACCATCGACAATTTGGAGGTGGCCACTTTCATGCTGAAACATATTCAGGTGCAGCCCGAAATTGTTGGGTTGCCGATCTACGATGCCATGTACACGGTGGAATCGCTGCACGAACTCGTGCTAAAAGGAATGCCATTCCGTACGGCTTACCAGCAATTGGGCAAGGAAGTGAACGATGGAACATTCATCCCTAACCGAGATGTGCACCACACGCACGAAGGAAGCATCGGCAATCTATGTCTCGGTGAGATTCGCCAGAAGATGGAGGCGGTGAAGGTTGGGTAA
- a CDS encoding N-acetylornithine carbamoyltransferase: MKHFTSVHDVDDMNEWLSLADLFQKDPFHFSEAGKGKILGLLFLNPSLRTRMSTQKAAYQLGMNVMVMNLDKDGWQLEMEDGAVMNGNAQEHVKEAAQVLSQYCDVIGVRSFPSLEDRAADYAEPVLEAFKKYATVPILSLESATRHPLQSFADLITVRSLATKPRPKVVLTWAPHPRRLPQAVPNSFVEWMKQADVELVVTHPEGFELAPEFMGGVTVTHDQKAALSGADFVYAKNWSAYEPYGKTAPELTDWQITSEQMALTDNGGFMHCLPVRRNVVVSDSVLDSPQSLVIMQAANRVISAQVALYKLLQGG, translated from the coding sequence ATGAAGCATTTCACATCTGTACATGATGTCGATGATATGAACGAATGGCTTTCGCTGGCTGATCTGTTCCAAAAAGATCCGTTTCATTTCAGCGAAGCTGGAAAGGGAAAGATCCTTGGATTGCTGTTCCTGAATCCGAGTCTCAGAACTCGGATGAGCACGCAGAAAGCCGCTTATCAGCTGGGCATGAATGTGATGGTGATGAACCTCGATAAGGACGGCTGGCAGCTGGAAATGGAGGATGGAGCTGTGATGAACGGCAATGCGCAGGAGCACGTGAAAGAGGCCGCGCAGGTTTTGTCGCAATACTGCGATGTGATTGGGGTGCGTTCGTTTCCAAGTTTGGAGGACCGCGCTGCGGATTATGCCGAACCTGTGTTGGAAGCGTTCAAGAAGTACGCAACGGTTCCGATTCTTTCTTTGGAAAGTGCCACACGCCATCCGTTGCAATCGTTTGCGGATCTCATCACGGTTCGGAGTTTGGCTACCAAGCCACGACCGAAAGTGGTGCTCACATGGGCTCCGCATCCAAGGCGATTGCCGCAAGCGGTTCCAAATTCGTTTGTGGAGTGGATGAAACAGGCCGATGTGGAATTGGTCGTCACGCATCCCGAAGGATTTGAACTCGCGCCCGAATTCATGGGAGGCGTAACCGTCACACATGATCAAAAGGCGGCTTTGTCTGGAGCAGATTTCGTGTATGCGAAAAACTGGTCGGCTTACGAACCGTACGGGAAAACCGCACCCGAACTGACCGATTGGCAGATCACTTCAGAACAAATGGCGCTGACCGACAACGGTGGTTTCATGCACTGTTTGCCTGTGCGCAGAAATGTAGTTGTGTCTGATTCCGTGCTCGACAGTCCGCAGAGTTTGGTCATCATGCAGGCTGCAAATCGCGTGATCAGCGCGCAAGTGGCACTCTACAAATTGCTTCAAGGTGGATAA
- the sucD gene encoding succinate--CoA ligase subunit alpha, with translation MSVLVDKNSKVIVQGFTGSEGTFHAGQMIEYGTNVVGGVTPGKGGQTHLDRPVFNTVAEAVKETGANVSIIFVPPPFAADAIMEAAEAGIALVVAITEGTPVADMVKAADYLKGTKTRLIGPNCPGIITPGGAKVGIMPGFVFKQGRIGIVSKSGTLTYEAADQVVKAGMGISTAIGIGGDPIIGTTTKEAVELFMNDDDTDAIVMIGEIGGTLEAEASAYIKSTGNKKPVVGFIAGQTAPKGRTMGHAGAIVGGAEDTAEAKMKIMAECGIHVVASPADIGVTMAKAMGVTA, from the coding sequence ATGAGTGTATTAGTAGATAAGAATTCGAAGGTGATCGTACAGGGGTTCACGGGCAGTGAGGGAACGTTTCATGCTGGTCAGATGATCGAGTACGGAACAAACGTGGTCGGTGGCGTAACTCCGGGCAAAGGAGGACAAACTCACTTGGACCGTCCTGTGTTCAACACAGTTGCTGAGGCTGTGAAGGAAACGGGAGCCAATGTTTCCATCATTTTCGTTCCGCCACCATTTGCGGCAGATGCAATTATGGAAGCTGCTGAAGCAGGCATCGCGTTGGTGGTTGCCATTACCGAGGGAACACCGGTTGCGGATATGGTGAAAGCTGCTGATTATTTGAAGGGAACAAAAACACGTTTGATCGGACCTAACTGCCCAGGCATCATCACGCCAGGAGGAGCAAAGGTCGGCATCATGCCAGGATTTGTTTTCAAGCAAGGGAGAATTGGTATTGTTTCGAAGTCAGGAACGTTGACCTACGAAGCTGCTGACCAAGTTGTGAAAGCTGGAATGGGAATTTCAACTGCCATCGGAATCGGTGGTGACCCGATTATTGGAACTACTACCAAAGAGGCGGTTGAGTTGTTCATGAATGATGATGACACGGATGCGATCGTAATGATCGGTGAGATCGGAGGAACGTTGGAGGCGGAAGCTTCTGCTTACATCAAATCAACTGGAAACAAGAAACCCGTTGTTGGTTTTATCGCTGGTCAGACTGCTCCCAAAGGACGTACAATGGGCCATGCAGGTGCCATCGTTGGTGGAGCTGAAGATACGGCAGAAGCCAAAATGAAGATCATGGCCGAGTGCGGAATTCACGTGGTTGCTTCGCCTGCGGACATTGGTGTTACCATGGCGAAAGCGATGGGAGTTACGGCTTAG
- the fabG gene encoding 3-oxoacyl-[acyl-carrier-protein] reductase, translating into MKLLEGKVALVTGGTRGIGKGICQKFAEQGATVVFTYVSSEEKAKQLESELGAKAWAVRSDASNFTETEALVNQIVEKYGQLDVVVNNAGITRDNLLMRMKEEDWNAVMDTNLKSVFNVTKAVQRTMLKQRSGSIINISSIVGVQGNAGQSNYAASKAGIIGFTKSIAKELGSRNIRCNAITPGFIETEMTDALDEKVVEEWRQQIPLKRGGTPEDVANAALFLASDMSTYVTGQAISVCGGMLT; encoded by the coding sequence ATGAAATTGTTGGAAGGCAAAGTGGCTTTGGTAACGGGCGGTACGCGCGGCATCGGCAAAGGCATCTGCCAGAAATTTGCTGAGCAAGGTGCTACGGTCGTTTTCACTTATGTAAGTTCGGAAGAGAAGGCCAAGCAACTGGAAAGTGAACTTGGAGCTAAAGCTTGGGCGGTTCGTTCGGATGCATCCAATTTTACCGAGACCGAAGCGTTGGTGAACCAGATCGTGGAGAAATACGGACAGTTGGATGTGGTTGTGAACAATGCTGGAATTACCCGCGACAATCTTCTGATGCGAATGAAAGAGGAAGATTGGAATGCCGTGATGGACACCAACTTGAAGTCAGTTTTCAATGTGACAAAGGCGGTGCAACGGACCATGCTAAAGCAACGAAGCGGAAGCATCATAAACATCAGCTCGATCGTTGGTGTTCAAGGAAATGCCGGGCAGTCGAATTATGCCGCCAGCAAGGCTGGAATTATCGGTTTCACGAAGAGCATTGCCAAGGAGTTAGGTTCCAGAAATATTCGCTGTAATGCTATTACACCTGGTTTTATCGAAACGGAAATGACGGATGCATTGGATGAGAAAGTGGTGGAAGAATGGCGGCAACAGATTCCGCTGAAACGTGGTGGAACGCCCGAAGATGTGGCCAATGCCGCGCTTTTTCTGGCCAGCGATATGAGTACTTATGTCACGGGGCAGGCAATATCTGTGTGCGGAGGAATGTTGACCTAG
- a CDS encoding aminotransferase class III-fold pyridoxal phosphate-dependent enzyme → MPLFDVYPLYNITPERAEGCKVFDSKGQEYLDLYGGHAVISIGHSHPHYVERIQQQVAKLGFYSNAVKNPLQEELASKLEALSGCTGYQLFLCNSGAEANENALKLASFQTGRKKILAFKGSFHGRTSAAVATTDNPSIVAPLNAQHEVVFCPLNDLGSVKNALQSQDVAAVIVECVQGVGGLDQVETTFIQEVEKACRETGTLLIADEVQAGYGRTGKFFAFQHHGIQPDIISMAKGMGNGFPIGGILIHPEIPAKHGMLGTTFGGNHLACAGGSAVLDVLEEEKLVAHAEALGEWFVQQISAHQIPAKPKGRGLMLGLAFDFPVGELRKKLLFEHHIFTGSANDPKVLRILPPLSVTKEELTRFFAALKSCLQ, encoded by the coding sequence ATGCCACTTTTTGACGTTTATCCGCTTTACAATATCACGCCCGAACGGGCCGAAGGCTGCAAGGTTTTCGACTCCAAGGGACAGGAATATTTAGATCTGTATGGAGGTCATGCCGTGATCTCCATCGGTCATTCGCATCCGCATTACGTGGAGCGCATTCAGCAGCAGGTGGCCAAGTTGGGATTCTATTCCAACGCGGTAAAGAATCCGCTGCAAGAGGAACTTGCGTCAAAGCTGGAAGCACTTTCAGGTTGCACAGGATATCAATTGTTCCTGTGCAATTCGGGAGCTGAGGCCAATGAGAATGCGCTGAAACTCGCCTCTTTTCAAACGGGTCGGAAGAAGATTCTTGCTTTCAAAGGAAGTTTTCACGGACGCACTTCCGCTGCGGTTGCGACAACCGACAATCCCTCGATTGTTGCTCCGCTCAATGCGCAGCACGAAGTTGTTTTCTGTCCGCTGAATGATCTGGGATCCGTGAAAAACGCGTTGCAGTCGCAAGATGTGGCGGCTGTGATTGTAGAATGTGTGCAGGGCGTGGGCGGTCTCGACCAGGTCGAAACCACGTTCATCCAAGAGGTTGAAAAAGCGTGCCGCGAAACAGGAACGCTACTGATTGCCGATGAAGTGCAGGCAGGCTATGGTCGAACGGGGAAATTCTTCGCGTTTCAGCATCATGGCATCCAACCCGACATCATCAGCATGGCAAAAGGAATGGGCAATGGATTTCCGATCGGAGGCATTCTCATCCATCCCGAAATCCCTGCAAAGCATGGTATGTTGGGAACCACGTTCGGTGGAAATCATTTGGCATGTGCAGGCGGATCGGCTGTTTTGGATGTGCTCGAAGAAGAGAAACTGGTTGCTCACGCTGAAGCGTTGGGTGAGTGGTTCGTGCAGCAGATCAGCGCGCATCAAATTCCGGCAAAGCCGAAAGGACGAGGTTTGATGCTTGGTCTGGCGTTCGATTTCCCTGTGGGCGAATTGCGCAAAAAGCTGCTTTTTGAACACCACATTTTCACGGGGAGCGCCAACGACCCGAAAGTGCTGCGCATTCTGCCACCGCTTTCGGTCACCAAAGAAGAACTCACGCGGTTTTTTGCCGCACTGAAATCCTGTTTGCAATGA